In Deinococcus metallilatus, the sequence GGCGGTCCTTTCGGGAACGGACGCCGCGCCGTGCAGGTGTCCGCCGCGTAGCGTGAGGTGACGCCCGGTCAGGGCGAGGGGCGCGGCCCGGTGGGTGACGATCAACAGGGCCCGTCCGGCGCGCTCGCGCCCGATGACCCGCAGCACGCGCGCCTCGGTGGCGGCGTCGAGGTGGGCGGTGGGCTCATCGAGCAGCAGCAGGTCGCCCGGCCCCAGCAGCGCGCGGGCGAGGCTCACCCGGGCCCGCTCGCCGCCCGAGAGCCGGGTGCCCCCCTCGCCCACCCAGGTGTCCAAATCCAGGTGAGTGAGCCCGAGGTCGTCCAGCAGGCCGCGCAGCCGGTGGTCCGTGGCGTGGTGGTCGCCCAGCCGCAGGTTCTCGCGCAGGGTGCCGTCGAGCAGCGGCGCGTCCTGCTCGTGCAGGCTGATCCGGGCGCGCAACGCGGCGAGGTCGAGGTCGCGCAGGTCCGCCCCGTTCAGGGTGACCCGCCCCGCGTCCGGGTCGAGGTCCCGGGTCAGGAGCCGGATCAGGGTGGTCTTGCCGCCGCCGCTGGGCCCCGAGACGCCCAGGCTTTCCCCGGCACGCAGGCGCAGCAACACGTCATCCAGCACGGTCCGCCCGTGGCGCCGGACGGTGACGCCCCGGACCTCGAACGAGAGCGGTCCGGGCGGGACGGCCCTCGGCATGGGCGGACCGACTACGCCCGGCGTGAGCGCCTCCAGCGCGGCCGTGCGCTCCCTGGCGGCCACGTCGGCGGCGTGGGCCAGCGGCACGGCGGCCAGGGGGCCCGCGGCGTCGAAGGCGGCGGCGACCCCCAGCACCACCGCCGCCAGCAGCGCGCCGTTCAGGTAGCCCGCCTGCACGAGCGCCGCGCCCCGCCACAGGACGCCGCTCACCGCGACCGCGAAGCCCATCTCGCGGGCCAGGGTGACCCGCCACGCCAGGCGCCCGGCGTCCAGCGCGACGCGTTCGAGCCGGGCCGTGAGGCGCGCGAGTTCGGGGCCGTGGTGGCTCCCGCCGCCATCCCCGCTGGCCGAGAGGGCGTCGAGCAGCCGGGCCGCGTGCTCGCGCGTCAGGCAGGCGTCCTCCCGGGTAAGCAGCGCGGCGCGGTCCCGCCCATGCAGCACCACCAGGGCCGCCCCCAGCAGGGGGAGCAGCGCGAGCAGCGCCAGACCCAGGTCCAGCCACGCAAGCCAGCCGCCCAGGGCGACCAGCACGCCCAGAAAGGCCCCCAGCGGCAGGCTGACCCGCAGGGTGAAGAACTGCCGGGCGTCGACATCGGCACCCGAGCGGGCGAGCAGGTCGCCGCCGCGCTCGTAGGCCAGCAGATCACGCCCGAAGCGGGCCAGCGTGTCGAACAGCCGCAGCCGCACCCGCTCCCCGCCCGCCAGGGCCGCCGCGTGCCCGGCGAGGCGCTCGGCGTAGCGCAGGGCGGCGCGGCCCAGCCCCAGGGCGCGCACGGTGGTCACGAGCAGGAGCAGGCTCAGGAACACCTCGGGGCGCAGGGCGGCCCGGGAGATCAGCAGGCCCGAACTGGCCGCCAGCCCGACCCCGGCCAGGGCGGTCAGGACCCCGAGCGCCAGCGCGCCCCTCACGCGGCCACCGCCGGGGACGCGGGCGCGCCCAGGGAAATCTCCCGCCAGCCGGGCGGGACTGCGCGGTGGGTGGCGAGCAGCACCGTCCGCCCGGCAAAGGCGCGTTCGATCACCGCGTGCAGTTCCGCCTCGCTCTCCGGATCGAGGTGCGCGCTCACCTCGTCGAGCAGGATCACGTCGGCGCCGGAGAGCAGGGCGCGGGCCAGGGCGAGGCGCGCGGTCTCGCCGCCCGAGAGCAGCGCGCCGCCCTCGCCGAGCGGCGTGTCGAACCCGGAGGGCAGCGCGCGCAGCACGTCGCCCAGGCCCACCGCCTCGCAGGCGCGCTCCAGGTCGGCGTCACCGGCGTCGGGGGCGGCGAGGCGCAGGTTGTCCCGCGCGCTGCCCGCGATCAGGCGCGGGTGCTGGGGAACGAACGCCACCCGGGCCTGCCAGGTGGCGCCGAGGTCGTCGAGCGGCGTGCCGTCCACCCGGATGCTCCCCAGGTGCGGGACGTGCTTGCGCAGGGCGTGCAGCAGCGTGGTCTTGCCGCTGCCGCTGGGACCGCGCAGCGCGGCGAGGGTGCCCGGCGGGAGTTCCACGCTCACCGGCGCGGTCGGCGTGGGCAGGTCCGCCCGCGCGAGGCTCAGGCTCAGGTGGGGGACGCCAGCCGGGACCGTCCCTTCCCCGGAGGGCGCCACCGGCCGGGTGAGCAGGTCCTGCAACCGGGCGGCGACGGGCTCGGCATCCAGCGCCGCGTGCCGGTCCGTGCCGAGTTGCCGCAGCGGGCCGAAGAACTCCGGGACGAGCATCAGGGCCGTGAGGGTGGGGGCGAGCTCGGCACTTCCGCCGAACAGCCGCACGCCGATCCACACGGCCACCAGGGCGGTGGCGAGGGTCGCGGCGAAGTCCATCACGAAACCGCTCAGGAACGCGACTCGCAGCACGCCCAGGGTGGCCTCACGGTGCTGGCGGGCCGAGCGGGCCAGGACGTCGCGGTAGGGCGCGACCGCGCCGAAGGCGTGCAGGGTGGGCAGGTGACGGACCAGGGTCAGCAGCCGCGCGGAGAGGCGGGTGTGAGCGAGCCACTGCCGCTCGGTGGCAGCGCCCGTGGCGAGCCCCACCAGCGCCAGGAACACCACCGTAAGCGGCCCGGTGACGAGCAGCACGCCCGCCGTGGCGGGATCGAGCCACACGGTGACGCCCAGGACCACCGCGAAGGCGAGGGCCGCGTGCACGGCGCCCGGCAGGTACCGCGCGTAGTAGGGCGTCAACCGCGCGACGAGGTCCAGGTCGAGCGTGGCGAGGTCCGCGCCCCGCGTGTCCGCGAGCGCGACCGGGCCGAGCCTCAGGGCGGCCTCGCTCAGCCGCGTGCGCCAGGTCCCGACCAGGCGGGCCGCGAGCCGGGTCCCCAGGTGTTCTCGGACCGCGCCTGCCCCGGCGCGCGCCAGCAGCAGCGCCGCGACGGTCAGGAGGGTGCCCACCCCGGGCGAGTGCCCCTGCAACAGCCCGGCGGCGATCACGCGGGCCGTCAGCACGAACGCGGCGGCGGTGGCGAGCAGGCCCAGGACGCTCAGCACCCCGGACACGGCCAGCGCGCCGTGCAGATCGGCGGGTTCAAGCAGGAGGTTCGGGAGGCGGCGCCGCCTCGCGGCCAGCCAGGCCCCGGCCCTGCGCCGCACCTGTGAGCCGGGCCGGGGCCCGGGCCCCCCGGCGGCGAGGGGCCCAGGAGGGTGAGCGGAGCAGGTCGAAGAACGCGGGGGGAGCGGGACGGCCATGAACCGAGCATGAGTCCCGATGGTAAAGGCGCCGTATAGCACCCGGACATGACGGCGGCGCCTGTCCAACACGGCGACCGGCCTGAGCCCCCCAACCTCGCCGTTGGGGGAACGCCGGAGGGCGACCACGCGGTCGAGCCCGGTCCCCAGGGTTCCCGTGGCCGCGATCTTCAGCGGGCCAGCCGGAGGAGCCTCACCAGTTCGGCGGGCTCGACCCCGCGCGCGCGGCACACCTCGACGTAGGTTTCCAGAATCACGTCCCCGGTGGACTCGAACGCGCTCTTGGCGCTGGCATAGAGGGTCATGACCTCCACGCAGTTCTTCTCCTCCTCGACCATCCGCTGAAGGCCCCGGATCTGGCCCTCCAGGCGGCGCAGGCGGTTGAGGATCTTCGTCTTCTCGGCTTCACGGTCGCTGACGGGCACGGGTGCGGTCATGGCCCCATTATACCCCCGGGGGTATTTGACAGAATAGGGGGAGGGGGTATACGCTCCGGGCATGTACCTCCAACGCTTCTACGACACGGATCTCGCCCAGGCCTCCTACCTGATCGGCTGCCAGCAGACCGGCGAATGCCTGGTGGTCGACCCCGTCCGGGACATCACGCCGTACCTGGAAGAGGCGCAGAGCCAGAAACTGCGGGTCACCCACGTCACCGAAACGCACATCCACGCCGACTATCTCTCCGGCAGCCGAGAACTGGCGAAGGCCACGGGCGCCCGGCTCCTGCTTTCCGACGAGGGCGGCGAGGGCTGGCGGTACACCTACGACGACGGCCACCAGACGAAACTGCGTGACGGCGACACCTTCACGGTCGGCAACATTCGCATCCAGGCCCTGCATACCCCCGGGCATACTCCCGAGCACCTGAGCTTCCTGGTGACCGACATGCCACGGGGTGATACCCCCAGCATGATCCTGACCGGTGACTTCGTGTTCGTCGGGGACCTGGGCCGCCCCGACCTGCTGGACGAGGCGGCGGGCGGTCAGGACACCCGTTTCGTCGGCGCGAGGCAACTGTTTGCCAGCCTGCGCGACAAGTTCCTGACCCTGCCCGACTTCGTGCAGGTGTGGCCTGGTCACGGTTCGGGCAGCGCGTGCGGCAAGGCGCTGGGGGCTGTGCCCACCACCACCGTCGGCTACGAGCGAGCCCTGAGCTGGTGGGGCAAGCTGGTCGAACGGGGTGACGAGGAAGCCTTCACACGGGAACTGCTCTCCGGGCAGCCCGACGCGCCCCTGTACTACGGGCGCATGAAGACCGAGAACCGTGACGGCCCCGCCCTGCTGGGCGAGGTGAAGCCCCTGGCAGAACTGAAGGTGGACGAGGTGCGCCGCCGTCTGGCCGCCGGTGCCCGCCTGATCGACACCCGCAAGAAGGAGGAGCACCAGGCCGCCGCGCCCGCGCACAGCGTGAACCTCCCTGACGGGAACACCTTTGAGACCTGGGCGGGCTGGCTGCTGAGGCCGGAACGCGAGTTCATCCTGCTGGCCCCCGCCGGGCGAGCCGAGACGCTGCGCCGCAAGCTGTGGATGGTGGGGATCGACCACCTGGTCGGGTACGTCACCGCCGCCGAGGGCCTGGACACGGCGCCTGCCCGGCCCATCCCCGTCGCGAACCTGCCGCAGCACGCAGACGCGCTGATCCTGGATGTGCGGCAGAAGACCGAACACGAGGAAGGAGCCATCCCCGGCAGCCTGCAACTGCACGCCGGTCACCTGCCCTGGCGCCTGAATGACCTGCCACATGACCGCGAGATCGTCGTGCATTGCCAGGGTGGCGCCCGCAGCGCCGCCGCCGCCAGCCTGCTGCGAACCGAAGGCTTCGACGTGGCCGAGCTTGCCGGGGGCTACGACGCCTGGGCAAAGGCGCAGCAGGAAACCCGACCCGCGTAACCCCTGCCCAGCGGAGGCGGCATTCCACCGCCTCCGCTCCTGCTGAAAGGACCCACCCATGACCTACCAGGACATCTTCACCAGCGAGCTGGAAGCCAAGAAGCGTGAGGGCGCGCGGCTCATCGACGTGCGGGAACGCGAGGAGTACCTCGCCGGGCACATTCCCGGCGCCGTGAACCTGCCCCTCAGCGAACTCGACGGCCGTGAGGACGAGATCGGGCCGCACACGGTCCTGATCTGCGCCAGCGGCAACCGCTCCTCGCAGGCGGCGGCCCACCTCGCCTCCCAGGGCAGGACCGGCCTGATGAACCTCTCCGGCGGCACGGCCGCGTGGATGCGCGGGGGCCATGACCTGAACCGGGGCGAGCAGCCATGATCCTCGCCTGGATCGGCGCCGCGCTGATCGGGCTTTCGCTCGGCCTGCTGGGTTCCGGCGGCTCGATCCTGACTGTTCCCGTGCTGGTCTATCTCGTGGGCGAACCGGAGAAGCTCGCCATTGCGGAAAGTCTCGCCATCGTCGGCGCGATCAGCCTGTTCGGCGCGATTCCCTACGCCCTGAAACGGCAGATCGACTGGCGGTCGGTCCTGTGGTTCGGGATCCCCGGCGTGGCGGGCACGTACCTGGGCGCGGCCCTGAGCGTCTACCTCTCGGGCGTGGCGCAACTGATGCTCTTCGCCGTCGTGATGCTGCTCGCGGCGATCATGATGTTCCGCCCCGGCGGAGCGCAGCCGGAGGCGGCCACGAACCACAAGCGTTCCCCGCTGAAGATCGGCGCGGAAGGCCTGGTGGTCGGTGTCCTGACCGGCCTGGTGGGGGTGGGGGGCGGATTCCTGATCATTCCCGCCCTGGTGCTGCTGGGTGGCCTGCCCATGAGCCTCGCCGTGGGGAC encodes:
- a CDS encoding amino acid ABC transporter ATP-binding/permease protein, coding for MRGALALGVLTALAGVGLAASSGLLISRAALRPEVFLSLLLLVTTVRALGLGRAALRYAERLAGHAAALAGGERVRLRLFDTLARFGRDLLAYERGGDLLARSGADVDARQFFTLRVSLPLGAFLGVLVALGGWLAWLDLGLALLALLPLLGAALVVLHGRDRAALLTREDACLTREHAARLLDALSASGDGGGSHHGPELARLTARLERVALDAGRLAWRVTLAREMGFAVAVSGVLWRGAALVQAGYLNGALLAAVVLGVAAAFDAAGPLAAVPLAHAADVAARERTAALEALTPGVVGPPMPRAVPPGPLSFEVRGVTVRRHGRTVLDDVLLRLRAGESLGVSGPSGGGKTTLIRLLTRDLDPDAGRVTLNGADLRDLDLAALRARISLHEQDAPLLDGTLRENLRLGDHHATDHRLRGLLDDLGLTHLDLDTWVGEGGTRLSGGERARVSLARALLGPGDLLLLDEPTAHLDAATEARVLRVIGRERAGRALLIVTHRAAPLALTGRHLTLRGGHLHGAASVPERTAV
- the cydD gene encoding thiol reductant ABC exporter subunit CydD — protein: MRRRAGAWLAARRRRLPNLLLEPADLHGALAVSGVLSVLGLLATAAAFVLTARVIAAGLLQGHSPGVGTLLTVAALLLARAGAGAVREHLGTRLAARLVGTWRTRLSEAALRLGPVALADTRGADLATLDLDLVARLTPYYARYLPGAVHAALAFAVVLGVTVWLDPATAGVLLVTGPLTVVFLALVGLATGAATERQWLAHTRLSARLLTLVRHLPTLHAFGAVAPYRDVLARSARQHREATLGVLRVAFLSGFVMDFAATLATALVAVWIGVRLFGGSAELAPTLTALMLVPEFFGPLRQLGTDRHAALDAEPVAARLQDLLTRPVAPSGEGTVPAGVPHLSLSLARADLPTPTAPVSVELPPGTLAALRGPSGSGKTTLLHALRKHVPHLGSIRVDGTPLDDLGATWQARVAFVPQHPRLIAGSARDNLRLAAPDAGDADLERACEAVGLGDVLRALPSGFDTPLGEGGALLSGGETARLALARALLSGADVILLDEVSAHLDPESEAELHAVIERAFAGRTVLLATHRAVPPGWREISLGAPASPAVAA
- a CDS encoding metal-sensitive transcriptional regulator, whose protein sequence is MTAPVPVSDREAEKTKILNRLRRLEGQIRGLQRMVEEEKNCVEVMTLYASAKSAFESTGDVILETYVEVCRARGVEPAELVRLLRLAR
- a CDS encoding MBL fold metallo-hydrolase; translated protein: MYLQRFYDTDLAQASYLIGCQQTGECLVVDPVRDITPYLEEAQSQKLRVTHVTETHIHADYLSGSRELAKATGARLLLSDEGGEGWRYTYDDGHQTKLRDGDTFTVGNIRIQALHTPGHTPEHLSFLVTDMPRGDTPSMILTGDFVFVGDLGRPDLLDEAAGGQDTRFVGARQLFASLRDKFLTLPDFVQVWPGHGSGSACGKALGAVPTTTVGYERALSWWGKLVERGDEEAFTRELLSGQPDAPLYYGRMKTENRDGPALLGEVKPLAELKVDEVRRRLAAGARLIDTRKKEEHQAAAPAHSVNLPDGNTFETWAGWLLRPEREFILLAPAGRAETLRRKLWMVGIDHLVGYVTAAEGLDTAPARPIPVANLPQHADALILDVRQKTEHEEGAIPGSLQLHAGHLPWRLNDLPHDREIVVHCQGGARSAAAASLLRTEGFDVAELAGGYDAWAKAQQETRPA
- a CDS encoding rhodanese-like domain-containing protein, whose product is MTYQDIFTSELEAKKREGARLIDVREREEYLAGHIPGAVNLPLSELDGREDEIGPHTVLICASGNRSSQAAAHLASQGRTGLMNLSGGTAAWMRGGHDLNRGEQP
- a CDS encoding sulfite exporter TauE/SafE family protein, translating into MILAWIGAALIGLSLGLLGSGGSILTVPVLVYLVGEPEKLAIAESLAIVGAISLFGAIPYALKRQIDWRSVLWFGIPGVAGTYLGAALSVYLSGVAQLMLFAVVMLLAAIMMFRPGGAQPEAATNHKRSPLKIGAEGLVVGVLTGLVGVGGGFLIIPALVLLGGLPMSLAVGTSLLIIAAKSFVGFYKYVHVLGEQNLSMNWSLILIFAVIGILGSFLGARVGRKVSNEGLRRGFAAFLVVMGVYVLATNVPKVLHPSPTAEAQLRH